In Thiospirochaeta perfilievii, a single window of DNA contains:
- the hisC gene encoding histidinol-phosphate transaminase → MIIKENIKGIPPYVPGIKIEGKEKLSSNENPLGSSPKAIEAIKKIDSYSIYPDGSSLELRKAIANKHNLTPENIIVGNGSDEILMWPSLCLIKDGDNAVTGLNTFSEYTFSTLVTNGEIRKAPLIDGTFNKYESLKLVDDKTKIVYICNPNNPTGTFLPKDEILDFIHSIPSDKLVIVDEAYGEYGDDSFYSCIPEINNYPNLLILKTFSKIYGLASLRLGYAIGNIELISNLWRTKQPFNVNQAAQVAGLAALSDTEFVERSLKMNQEGKLYLYKELDRLGLDYYKTQANFICINVNRDSKEVYNSILEQGMTIRPCGSFGLPNFIRITIGTKKQMENFIKYLEHGIR, encoded by the coding sequence CCTACGTACCAGGTATTAAAATTGAAGGGAAAGAGAAGCTATCTTCCAACGAAAACCCCCTAGGTTCCAGCCCCAAAGCTATTGAGGCGATAAAAAAAATAGATAGCTATAGTATCTATCCAGATGGTAGTTCCTTAGAGCTAAGAAAAGCTATAGCCAATAAACATAATTTGACTCCAGAGAACATTATTGTAGGGAATGGATCAGATGAAATTTTAATGTGGCCTTCCCTATGTTTAATAAAAGATGGAGACAATGCTGTAACAGGTTTAAATACCTTCTCGGAGTATACTTTTAGCACACTAGTAACAAATGGTGAGATTCGAAAGGCCCCTCTAATAGATGGAACATTTAATAAATATGAGAGTTTAAAACTTGTTGATGATAAGACAAAGATAGTCTATATATGTAACCCTAATAATCCAACAGGGACTTTTTTACCTAAGGATGAGATTCTAGATTTTATCCACTCAATACCCAGTGATAAATTAGTAATTGTAGATGAGGCATATGGTGAGTATGGTGATGATAGTTTTTACTCCTGTATACCTGAGATAAACAATTATCCAAACCTTTTAATTCTTAAAACTTTCTCTAAAATATATGGGTTAGCCTCCCTTAGACTTGGTTATGCTATTGGAAACATAGAGTTAATATCAAACCTATGGAGAACAAAACAGCCTTTTAATGTTAATCAAGCAGCTCAAGTTGCCGGTTTAGCTGCATTAAGTGATACTGAATTTGTAGAGCGGTCCTTAAAGATGAACCAAGAGGGTAAGTTATACCTATATAAAGAGTTAGACAGATTAGGATTGGACTATTACAAAACCCAGGCTAACTTTATCTGTATTAATGTTAATAGGGATAGTAAAGAAGTTTACAACTCTATATTAGAGCAGGGTATGACAATAAGACCGTGTGGTTCCTTTGGACTACCTAATTTTATAAGAATAACTATTGGAACAAAAAAACAGATGGAGAATTTTATTAAATATCTGGAGCATGGGATAAGGTGA
- the ychF gene encoding redox-regulated ATPase YchF, which produces MGLNCGIVGLPNVGKSTIFSALTSAPAEAANYPFCTIDPNVGVVDIPDKRLKKISEFIPPQKLIPASVEFVDIAGLVKGASKGEGLGNKFLANIREVGVIIHVVRCFDDADVIHVDNKIDPASDIETINLELAFSDLDTVEKRMQKTIKLVRANDADAKKLMPILERLKEALENGKPARTLEFTDSERELVRSLHLITMKKVLYVCNIDESALHEDNDYVKVVREIAEKESARAIKICGQLEAEIAELETDEEKEEFLSDAGLEESGLSHLIHEGYNMLGLRTYFTAGDIEVRAWTYKDGDKAPQAAGVIHTDFEKGFIKAEVYHCEDLFELHTEANIKSKGKLRIEGKEYVVKDGDVMHFRFNV; this is translated from the coding sequence ATGGGATTAAACTGTGGAATAGTTGGACTACCTAATGTTGGTAAGTCTACAATATTTTCGGCATTAACATCAGCTCCAGCTGAGGCTGCTAACTACCCGTTTTGTACAATAGATCCAAATGTAGGGGTTGTTGATATTCCAGATAAAAGATTGAAAAAGATCTCTGAATTTATACCTCCACAAAAACTTATCCCAGCATCTGTTGAGTTTGTAGATATTGCTGGTCTAGTTAAGGGTGCAAGTAAGGGTGAGGGATTAGGAAACAAATTTCTTGCAAATATTAGGGAAGTTGGGGTTATTATCCATGTTGTTAGATGTTTTGATGATGCGGATGTTATTCACGTAGACAACAAGATTGATCCAGCATCTGATATTGAGACAATTAACCTAGAGTTAGCATTTTCAGACCTTGATACAGTTGAGAAGCGAATGCAGAAGACTATTAAGCTTGTTAGAGCAAACGATGCTGACGCAAAAAAACTTATGCCTATTCTAGAGAGATTAAAAGAAGCTCTAGAGAATGGAAAGCCAGCTAGAACTCTAGAATTTACTGATTCAGAGAGGGAGTTGGTTAGGTCTCTTCATCTAATTACAATGAAAAAGGTATTATATGTTTGTAATATTGATGAGTCAGCCCTCCATGAGGATAATGACTATGTAAAGGTAGTTAGGGAGATTGCAGAAAAAGAGAGTGCTAGAGCCATTAAAATTTGTGGTCAATTAGAGGCTGAGATTGCTGAACTTGAAACAGATGAAGAGAAGGAAGAGTTTCTCTCAGATGCCGGACTTGAGGAGTCTGGTCTTTCCCACTTAATTCATGAGGGATACAATATGTTAGGTCTTAGAACATATTTTACAGCAGGTGATATTGAGGTTAGAGCGTGGACATATAAAGATGGGGATAAGGCTCCCCAGGCAGCAGGTGTAATTCATACTGACTTTGAAAAGGGTTTTATTAAGGCTGAAGTATACCATTGTGAAGATCTATTTGAACTTCATACAGAGGCTAACATAAAGTCTAAGGGTAAACTTAGGATTGAGGGAAAAGAGTATGTAGTTAAAGATGGTGATGTAATGCATTTCCGATTTAATGTATAA